In a single window of the Acetivibrio clariflavus DSM 19732 genome:
- a CDS encoding elongator complex protein 3, whose protein sequence is MKHVIIPIFIPHKGCPFDCIFCNQKKISGQMDEVSESSVRAVIESHLNTISRGSLIEIAFFGGSFTGIDREEQIRYLEIANEYIQNGPVGSIRLSTRPDYIDDDILTYLKKYNVSVIELGVQSLDREVLEKSNRGHSIEDVLTSSKKIKDKGFSLGIQTMIGLPGDSFEKAVDTAKKVVELAPDIVRIYPTLVVKGTYLERLYNTGQYKPLSLEEAVDLCAVLMEIYESNHINVIRVGLQPTDNICDGGDVVAGPFHPAIRQLVESRRALKDIEEIIVKNKLTGKKTLAILADKKDVSVIIGQKKSNIKYLKERYNYEEIKVYTDSNKCECYDVKY, encoded by the coding sequence TTGAAACATGTAATTATACCGATTTTTATACCGCATAAAGGATGTCCCTTTGACTGTATATTTTGCAATCAGAAAAAAATAAGCGGACAAATGGATGAGGTTTCAGAAAGTTCAGTGCGTGCAGTCATTGAGTCACATCTAAATACAATTTCCAGGGGTTCTTTAATTGAAATAGCTTTCTTCGGCGGAAGTTTTACCGGTATCGATAGGGAAGAACAGATTAGGTATCTTGAGATAGCCAATGAGTATATTCAAAACGGCCCTGTCGGAAGTATAAGGTTATCGACAAGGCCTGATTATATTGATGATGATATCCTGACTTATTTGAAAAAATATAATGTATCCGTTATCGAATTGGGAGTTCAAAGTCTTGACAGGGAAGTGCTTGAAAAAAGCAATAGGGGACATAGTATTGAGGATGTACTGACATCGTCAAAAAAGATAAAAGATAAAGGGTTTAGTCTTGGAATTCAAACTATGATAGGTCTTCCGGGGGATAGTTTTGAAAAGGCAGTTGATACTGCAAAGAAAGTTGTTGAATTGGCACCGGACATCGTAAGGATTTATCCCACTCTTGTTGTAAAGGGAACTTATCTGGAACGTCTGTACAATACAGGCCAGTATAAACCTTTAAGTCTTGAGGAAGCTGTTGACTTATGTGCAGTGCTTATGGAGATATATGAGAGCAATCATATAAATGTAATACGGGTTGGATTACAGCCTACTGACAATATTTGTGATGGAGGAGATGTAGTAGCCGGACCTTTTCATCCTGCAATAAGGCAGCTTGTTGAATCAAGACGAGCCCTGAAGGATATAGAAGAAATAATAGTAAAAAATAAATTGACCGGAAAGAAAACATTGGCTATACTTGCCGATAAGAAAGACGTTTCGGTCATTATTGGCCAAAAGAAGTCAAATATAAAGTATTTGAAAGAAAGGTATAACTATGAGGAGATAAAGGTTTATACCGACAGTAATAAATGTGAATGCTATGATGTTAAATATTGA
- the istA gene encoding IS21 family transposase: MKKEEGWHMYSEIKHLKKIGLKKSQIARKLDISRPTVNKYLNMSTDEFEEFIEGIQVRKKKPEPYSAEILLWLREFPDLSASQIFDWLEEKYKTLPFSEETLRRYIRLLRQEHNIHKTTKIREYEGVEELPMGKQMQVDFGEIKVKKEDGKDIRLYVMCFVLAHSRYKYCEWQSRPFTTSDIIRIHENAFEYYGGMPEEIVYDQDHVILVSENYGDLIYTREFAGYHQKRKFKVYMCRKADPESKGKIENVVGFVKNNFARHRTFYNIDRWNEDCLSWLERRGNGKVHGTTRKVPAQVFLEEKKYLKPILSKIKTKTPSLSLTYQVRKDNTVPIKGNRYSVPKGTYKGPYTYVKVNYISETELVIIDIDTDKKLAQYQIPADKGNILKNSNHKRDISVKISDLINQIADRFAESAKAKIFMENIQKEKPRHIRDQLNLIQSTMKDSSLESINKALEFCIKNHLYKATDFQDAVAHYEKDKAKLDNTIRAELVPLTPDNFEKINITPKIRDISEYINALGGNENATIQNR; encoded by the coding sequence TTGAAAAAGGAAGAAGGATGGCATATGTATAGTGAAATAAAACATCTTAAGAAAATAGGGTTAAAAAAATCTCAGATTGCAAGAAAACTTGATATCAGCCGCCCTACAGTAAACAAATATCTTAATATGTCGACAGACGAGTTTGAAGAATTTATTGAAGGAATACAGGTACGTAAAAAGAAGCCCGAGCCATACAGTGCTGAAATTCTATTATGGTTAAGGGAATTCCCTGATTTATCAGCCTCACAGATTTTTGACTGGCTTGAAGAAAAGTACAAAACGCTTCCGTTTTCAGAAGAGACCTTACGACGATATATTAGATTACTAAGACAGGAGCATAATATTCATAAAACAACAAAAATACGGGAGTATGAGGGAGTTGAAGAACTGCCAATGGGAAAGCAAATGCAAGTTGATTTTGGTGAAATAAAGGTAAAAAAAGAAGATGGGAAGGATATACGTCTTTATGTAATGTGTTTTGTTTTAGCCCATTCAAGATATAAATATTGTGAATGGCAAAGCAGACCTTTTACTACTTCTGATATTATTCGAATACACGAAAATGCTTTTGAATACTATGGAGGTATGCCGGAAGAAATAGTTTACGACCAGGACCATGTAATTCTTGTAAGTGAAAACTATGGAGACTTGATATACACCCGTGAGTTTGCAGGATATCATCAAAAACGTAAGTTTAAAGTATATATGTGCCGTAAGGCGGACCCAGAAAGTAAGGGAAAAATTGAAAACGTAGTTGGTTTTGTAAAAAACAATTTTGCACGACACCGTACATTTTACAATATTGACCGTTGGAATGAGGATTGTCTTAGTTGGCTAGAAAGGCGTGGTAACGGCAAAGTACATGGAACAACAAGGAAAGTACCGGCTCAAGTATTTCTTGAAGAAAAGAAATATCTTAAACCGATACTCAGCAAAATAAAAACTAAAACTCCTTCTCTAAGTTTAACCTATCAAGTAAGAAAAGACAATACTGTTCCCATAAAAGGAAATAGATATTCTGTTCCGAAAGGAACTTACAAAGGGCCTTATACATATGTCAAAGTCAATTATATAAGTGAAACCGAATTGGTAATTATAGATATTGATACAGATAAAAAACTAGCTCAATATCAAATACCGGCAGATAAGGGAAATATACTAAAAAACAGTAACCATAAGCGAGATATTAGTGTTAAGATATCAGACCTAATAAATCAGATTGCAGATAGATTTGCTGAATCGGCAAAGGCAAAAATCTTTATGGAAAACATACAGAAAGAAAAACCTCGGCACATAAGGGATCAGCTTAATCTAATTCAATCAACCATGAAAGATAGTTCGTTAGAATCCATTAATAAAGCTCTGGAATTTTGCATAAAGAATCACCTTTACAAAGCCACTGATTTTCAAGATGCAGTAGCTCATTATGAAAAAGATAAAGCAAAATTAGATAATACAATAAGAGCAGAACTAGTACCGTTAACTCCTGACAATTTCGAAAAAATTAATATTACACCCAAAATTCGAGATATATCAGAATATATTAATGCTTTAGGGGGGAATGAGAATGCAACAATCCAAAATAGATAA
- a CDS encoding stage V sporulation protein S, which yields MEVLKVSAQSQPKMVAGALAAILRGKSTAELQAVGAAAVNQAIKAIAITRGFVAPNGIDIVTVPAFSSINIDGEERTAIKFLVEPR from the coding sequence ATGGAAGTATTAAAGGTATCAGCTCAATCTCAGCCGAAAATGGTCGCAGGAGCCTTAGCAGCTATTCTGAGAGGCAAATCAACAGCAGAGCTTCAGGCAGTGGGAGCCGCAGCAGTGAATCAAGCTATAAAAGCTATTGCAATTACAAGAGGATTTGTAGCTCCGAATGGAATTGACATCGTAACTGTTCCAGCTTTTTCATCTATTAATATCGACGGTGAAGAAAGGACAGCAATTAAGTTTTTAGTAGAACCAAGGTAA